The DNA sequence AGTTCTACAGGAACCAGTAGATCTTTGGCGAGACGTAGCTGGAACTAATTTACTAGtaagaatttatgaatttaaatttatactaaTGTGAGATAAAATATAggtaataaatatgttttaatattatttaggaaTTGATGTACTCGGATCCAAAACGTTATGCTTTCTTATTCCAATCCTATGTGCAATTAACAATGCTTCAACTTCACACATATAAAACTCCCTTGCCATACAAAATCATGGAAAGATCTGTGTATAGTGCAAggtgttttattgaaaatatgaagcGTACAAACATGTTAACCGATGTAGAAATTGTAGTATTGGAAGATTGGTATGATTGGTGTATAAAAAGTGCTAATATAGAAACAGATTTAATAGGTAACACATATATTTATGCTTCTATAGCACAAGTACAAAGCAGTACTTGTTGGTATTAACCTctgtctttattttaaaatagtgtaTATTAGAACATCTCCAGAAGTTGTATATCAGAGGATGAAAGCAAGAgcaagaaaggaagaaaattgcgtatctttagaatatttaaagcAAATTCATGGCATTCACGACGATTGGCTTTATCATCaaacattattcaatataCCAGCGCCAATTTTAATTCTAGATGGGAACAAGAATCTTGAAGAAATGgtaaatgaatttgaaaattgtaaaaatcgGATTTTCGGCAAGAAAGAtgtcgaaaaaaaagaagcagaaAGTATAATTACTCCGTTATCATCAAGACATTCTCTGACAGAGATTAAAACAGGTTCATCTCATTGACATATACAAAACAACATCTAATGTAccggtaatttttta is a window from the Hylaeus volcanicus isolate JK05 chromosome 7, UHH_iyHylVolc1.0_haploid, whole genome shotgun sequence genome containing:
- the LOC128879359 gene encoding deoxynucleoside kinase isoform X1; its protein translation is MALISKHLVVLIKKMTNSPVKLHKRPFTVCIEGNIGSGKTTFLSHFKQFNNTTVLQEPVDLWRDVAGTNLLELMYSDPKRYAFLFQSYVQLTMLQLHTYKTPLPYKIMERSVYSARCFIENMKRTNMLTDVEIVVLEDWYDWCIKSANIETDLIVYIRTSPEVVYQRMKARARKEENCVSLEYLKQIHGIHDDWLYHQTLFNIPAPILILDGNKNLEEMVNEFENCKNRIFGKKDVEKKEAESIITPLSSRHSLTEIKTGSSH
- the LOC128879359 gene encoding deoxynucleoside kinase isoform X2, with the protein product MTNSPVKLHKRPFTVCIEGNIGSGKTTFLSHFKQFNNTTVLQEPVDLWRDVAGTNLLELMYSDPKRYAFLFQSYVQLTMLQLHTYKTPLPYKIMERSVYSARCFIENMKRTNMLTDVEIVVLEDWYDWCIKSANIETDLIVYIRTSPEVVYQRMKARARKEENCVSLEYLKQIHGIHDDWLYHQTLFNIPAPILILDGNKNLEEMVNEFENCKNRIFGKKDVEKKEAESIITPLSSRHSLTEIKTGSSH